Proteins encoded together in one Phalacrocorax aristotelis chromosome 7, bGulAri2.1, whole genome shotgun sequence window:
- the PIGX gene encoding GPI alpha-1,4-mannosyltransferase I, stabilizing subunit isoform X1 — protein sequence MAGGPRWWRRRGEGLLGAGLAALLCALHVQAACRDTTVMQELLKEGFHRDLLVRAELGVGEDAGRCAVAARTRLPPGIYVDPYELMSLQQQNLTKAVLTPDVIDVEAPEYLATDLLVLLYMKPDPRCSRCFRATLPVHGRYHRPAEESEEVLVVLKSPEVLICCCDSRLLAECWKPAEVEAPCSGKTGGPCQWYSITHKPVYEETTLQVPVGFRQHSSLVCVVTLLATVLCSSLILAAVCRYGHLSLAAASE from the exons ATGGCGGGCGGCCCgcggtggtggcggcggcggggcgaggggcTGCTCGGCGCCGGGCTGGCCGCGCTCCTCTGCGCCCTCC ATGTGCAGGCTGCTTGTCGGGACACCACTGTCATGCAGGAGCTTCTGAAAGAGGGGTTTCACAG GGACCTGCTGGTCAGGGCAGAACTTGGAGTGGGGGAGGATGCAGGAAGATGCGCAGTGGCAGCTAGAACTCGTCTTCCACCAGGAATCTACGTGGATCCCTATGAGCTGAtgtcactgcagcagcagaatttaACAAAG GCAGTGTTAACTCCTGATGTCATTGATGTGGAGGCTCCTGAGTACTTAGCCACAGATCTTCTTGTTCTCCTGTACATGAAGCCCGACCCTCGGTGTTCTCGCTGTTTTAGAGCTACCTTGCCTGTGCATGGGCGGTATCACCGGCCGGCGGAAGAGAGCGAGGAAGTGTTGGTTGTTCTGAAGAGCCCAGAAGTTCTGATCTGCTGCTGTGACA GTCGCCTGTTGGCAGAGTGTTGGAAGCCTGCTGAAGTggaagctccctgttcaggcaaaactggtggCCCCTGTCAGTGGTACAGCATAACGCACAAACCT gtGTATGAGGAAACGACTCTGCAGGTTCCAGTGGGGTTCAGGCAACATAGTTCCTTAGTGTGCGTCGTGACTCTTCTTGCCACGGTGCTCTGCTCCAGTCTGATTCTTGCAGCGGTATGCAGATACGGACACTTATCCCTGGCGGCCGCCTCAGAATAA
- the PIGX gene encoding GPI alpha-1,4-mannosyltransferase I, stabilizing subunit isoform X2 — MAGGPRWWRRRGEGLLGAGLAALLCALHVQAACRDTTVMQELLKEGFHRDLLVRAELGVGEDAGRCAVAARTRLPPGIYVDPYELMSLQQQNLTKAVLTPDVIDVEAPEYLATDLLVLLYMKPDPRCSRCFRATLPVHGRYHRPAEESEEVLVVLKSPEVLICCCDSEILVTCSFEEGGITAGNPEIGNWVACWQSVGSLLKWKLPVQAKLVAPVSGTA; from the exons ATGGCGGGCGGCCCgcggtggtggcggcggcggggcgaggggcTGCTCGGCGCCGGGCTGGCCGCGCTCCTCTGCGCCCTCC ATGTGCAGGCTGCTTGTCGGGACACCACTGTCATGCAGGAGCTTCTGAAAGAGGGGTTTCACAG GGACCTGCTGGTCAGGGCAGAACTTGGAGTGGGGGAGGATGCAGGAAGATGCGCAGTGGCAGCTAGAACTCGTCTTCCACCAGGAATCTACGTGGATCCCTATGAGCTGAtgtcactgcagcagcagaatttaACAAAG GCAGTGTTAACTCCTGATGTCATTGATGTGGAGGCTCCTGAGTACTTAGCCACAGATCTTCTTGTTCTCCTGTACATGAAGCCCGACCCTCGGTGTTCTCGCTGTTTTAGAGCTACCTTGCCTGTGCATGGGCGGTATCACCGGCCGGCGGAAGAGAGCGAGGAAGTGTTGGTTGTTCTGAAGAGCCCAGAAGTTCTGATCTGCTGCTGTGACAGTGAGATTCTTGTTACGTGTTCTTTTGAGGAGGGAGGAATAACCGCAGGCAATCCAGAGATTGGAAACTGG GTCGCCTGTTGGCAGAGTGTTGGAAGCCTGCTGAAGTggaagctccctgttcaggcaaaactggtggCCCCTGTCAGTGGTACAGCATAA
- the CEP19 gene encoding centrosomal protein of 19 kDa gives MTYVAKKCGICFQPPSIILIYKEDNKDKTRQRIMPVRNFSKFSDCSMAAEQLKNHPRHKAYLEGVSLHQLKKLYSLLRGHLGGESLAESLEKFQRKETIDPEEDMNKLDDEELAKRKRIMDELFEKNRKKTDDPDFTYDIEVEFPQDEQLESCGWDMESGEEI, from the exons ATGACTTACGTTGCAAAGAAGTGCGGCATCTGCTTTCAGCCTCCATCCATTATCCTGATCTACAAAGAAGACAACAAGGATAAGACTCGGCAGCGCATCATGCCTGTCAGAAACTTCTCCAAGTTCTCAG ACTGCAGCatggctgctgagcagctgaAGAACCACCCTCGGCACAAGGCTTACCTAGAAGGAGTCTCGCTGCATCAGCTAAAGAAGCTGTACAGTTTGCTGAGAGGTCATCTGGGAGGAGAGAGCCTGGCTGAGAGCTTGGAGAAGTTTCAGCGAAAAGAGACAATTGACCCAGAAGAAGATATGAACAAACTAGATGACGAGGAACTAGCCAAAAGGAAGAGAATCATGGATGAGCTCTttgaaaagaacaggaagaagaCAGACGACCCAGATTTCACCTATGACATTGAGGTTGAGTTTCCACAGGATGAGCAGCTGGAGTCCTGTGGCTGGGACATGGAGTCAGGGGAAGAAATCTGA
- the NRROS gene encoding transforming growth factor beta activator LRRC33 isoform X2: MQGSTAQLVAFLQPWQGRWYGSTGKNPPRSAAAEMETPLLGLSLLLVLLAVGRGSGVVAAWATSLGSCELVQSTADCTRRWLSSVPGNLQGDTEELLLDVNTIQVLGNASLLSYHQLRHLSLTKNQLELIEPGTFLSSQGLHVLSLADNLLFTNYSLTAAALSTLPALRTLDLAGNRLTENMISVLVWNLSSLESLSVARNIIMRLDSSVFMNLTQLLELNLEKNYIFEIDQAFEGLQRLQRLNVAYNYLPCVVEFGLTQLRVLNVSNNIIEWFLALETDDFFELEVLDLSHNNLLFFPVLPRQSKLHSLLLKDNEMSFYQRLPNGTSLADVTVQFLLIDGNSTNVTTVSLWDEICHSNLSSLRFLDMSRNQVWYLPEGFLAQMPSLTHLKLNQNCLETFHLSEGNPLAMLTELDLSQNQLVELGVEVDAGDVLPNLQLFNLSTNRLQAFPPGVFTYTRKIATVDLSRNRVDLCPQPAVTGKTESPPCVDLRGVKTLTHLSLAGCGLQGLGGHPFQGTSLMHLDLSDNHQVLSGDLGWLQDLALTLQELSLRNTSLSSTAVDFSAFNGLMCLDLSKNSLTVFPTSLGALKLRSLDLRDNCLPALPPDIVRMPLSESLREVYLSRNPYNCCTLGWWDALQRVEGLQVPDGQEVTCSYASRTLNPRALPEPVLQSCRWQTADLALLYLVLALPTCLTLLVAFALIFLMLKQKLLKMVKSRCGVSSSY; encoded by the exons ATGCAGGGCAGCACTGCCCAGCTGGTGGCTTTtctccagccctggcagggtCGGTGGTACGGCTCCACAGGCAAGAATCCCCC CaggagtgctgctgctgagatggAGACCCCACTCCTTGGTCTCTCCCTGCTTCTGGTCCTCCTGGCAGTGGGACGGGGAAGCGGGGTGGTTGCAGCCTGGGCAACATCTCTCGGCAGCTGTGAGCTC GTGCAGAGTACTGCGGACTGCACCAGGAGATGGCTGAGCTCCGTTCCAGGGAATCTTCAAGGTGATACCGAGGAGCTGTTGCTTGATGTCAACACTATCCAGGTTCTGGGCAATGCCTCTTTGCTCTCATACCACCAGCTGCGGCATCTCAGCTTGACCAAGAACCAGCTGGAGCTCATTGAGCCTGGCACCTTCCTCAGCAGCCAAGGCCTCCATGTGCTCTCCTTGGCAGACAACCTCCTCTTCACCAACTACTCActcacagcagctgctctttCTACTCTGCCAGCCTTGAGGACGCTGGACCTAGCTGGAAATCGCCTCACTGAGAATATGATATCAGTTTTGGTCTGGAACCTGTCTTCCTTGGAGTCCTTGTCTGTGGCCAGGAACATCATCATGAGGCTGGACTCATCTGTCTTCATGAACCTGACACAGCTGTTGGAGCTGAACCTAGAGAAGAACTACATCTTTGAGATAGACCAAGCTTTTGAAGGGCTGCAGAGGTTGCAGAGGCTTAACGTAGCTTACAACTACCTCCCATGTGTTGTGGAGTTTGGTCTGACCCAGCTCCGGGTGCTCAACGTCAGCAACAACATCATTGAGTGGTTTCTGGCCCTGGAAACTGATGACTTCTTTGAGCTGGAGGTGCTGGACCTGTCCCACAAcaaccttctcttcttccctgtgctgcCCCGGCAGAGCAAGCTGCACTCCCTGCTGCTGAAGGACAATGAGATGAGCTTCTACCAGCGCCTCCCCAATGGCACATCCCTGGCGGACGTCACGGTGCAGTTCCTGCTCATTGACGGCAACTCCACCAATGTCACGACAGTCAGCCTCTGGGATGAGATCTGCCACAGCAACCTCTCCTCCCTCCGCTTCCTGGACATGAGCCGGAACCAGGTCTGGTACCTGCCAGAGGGCTTCCTGGCCCAGATGCCCTCCCTGACCCACCTGAAGCTCAACCAGAACTGCCTGGAGACATTTCACCTGTCAGAGGGGAACCCCTTAGCCATGCTGACAGAGCTGGATCTCAGCCAGAACCAGCTGGTGGAGCTGGGGGTGGAGGTGGATGCCGGGGACGTCCTGCCCAACCTGCAGCTCTTTAACCTCAGCACCAACAGGCTACAGGCTTTTCCTCCTGGGGTTTTTACTTACACCAGGAAGATTGCTACTGTGGACCTCAGCCGCAACCGGGTCGacctctgtccccagccagcTGTCACAGGCAAGACAGAGAGTCCCCCCTGCGTGGACCTCAGGGGTGTCAAGACCTTGACTCATCTCTCCTTGGCTGGCTGTGGCCTGCAGGGACTGGGCGGTCACCCCTTCCAGGGAACATCACTGATGCATTTGGACCTCTCCGACAACCATCAGGTGCTGTCTGGGGACCTGGGGTGGCTGCAGGACCTTGCTCTGACACTGCAGGAGTTGTCTCTGAGGAACACCAGCCTGTCCTCCACTGCTGTGGACTTCTCTGCCTTTAACGGCCTCATGTGCTTGGATCTGTCAAAGAATTCCTTGACCGTCTTCCCCACCTCACTGGGTGCCCTGAAACTGCGCAGCCTGGACCTACGGGACAACTGCCTCCCGGCTCTCCCGCCAGACATCGTGCGGATGCCACTGAGTGAGAGCCTGCGGGAGGTCTACCTCAGCCGAAACCCCTACAACTGCTGCACGCTGGGTTGGTGGGATGCCCTGCAGCGGGTTGAGGGGCTGCAAGTCCCCGATGGGCAGGAGGTGACCTGCAGCTATGCCTCCCGCACACTGAACCCCAGGGCACTGCCCGAGCCTGTCCTGCAGAGCTGCCGCTGGCAAACAGCTGACTTGGCGCTCCTCTACCTGGTGCTGGCTCTGCCCACCTGCCTGACGCTCCTGGTGGCCTTTGCTCTCATATTCCTCAtgctaaagcaaaagctgctgaaaatggTGAAAAGCCGGTGCGGGGTGTCCAGCTCTTACTGA
- the NRROS gene encoding transforming growth factor beta activator LRRC33 isoform X1, which translates to METPLLGLSLLLVLLAVGRGSGVVAAWATSLGSCELVQSTADCTRRWLSSVPGNLQGDTEELLLDVNTIQVLGNASLLSYHQLRHLSLTKNQLELIEPGTFLSSQGLHVLSLADNLLFTNYSLTAAALSTLPALRTLDLAGNRLTENMISVLVWNLSSLESLSVARNIIMRLDSSVFMNLTQLLELNLEKNYIFEIDQAFEGLQRLQRLNVAYNYLPCVVEFGLTQLRVLNVSNNIIEWFLALETDDFFELEVLDLSHNNLLFFPVLPRQSKLHSLLLKDNEMSFYQRLPNGTSLADVTVQFLLIDGNSTNVTTVSLWDEICHSNLSSLRFLDMSRNQVWYLPEGFLAQMPSLTHLKLNQNCLETFHLSEGNPLAMLTELDLSQNQLVELGVEVDAGDVLPNLQLFNLSTNRLQAFPPGVFTYTRKIATVDLSRNRVDLCPQPAVTGKTESPPCVDLRGVKTLTHLSLAGCGLQGLGGHPFQGTSLMHLDLSDNHQVLSGDLGWLQDLALTLQELSLRNTSLSSTAVDFSAFNGLMCLDLSKNSLTVFPTSLGALKLRSLDLRDNCLPALPPDIVRMPLSESLREVYLSRNPYNCCTLGWWDALQRVEGLQVPDGQEVTCSYASRTLNPRALPEPVLQSCRWQTADLALLYLVLALPTCLTLLVAFALIFLMLKQKLLKMVKSRCGVSSSY; encoded by the exons atggAGACCCCACTCCTTGGTCTCTCCCTGCTTCTGGTCCTCCTGGCAGTGGGACGGGGAAGCGGGGTGGTTGCAGCCTGGGCAACATCTCTCGGCAGCTGTGAGCTC GTGCAGAGTACTGCGGACTGCACCAGGAGATGGCTGAGCTCCGTTCCAGGGAATCTTCAAGGTGATACCGAGGAGCTGTTGCTTGATGTCAACACTATCCAGGTTCTGGGCAATGCCTCTTTGCTCTCATACCACCAGCTGCGGCATCTCAGCTTGACCAAGAACCAGCTGGAGCTCATTGAGCCTGGCACCTTCCTCAGCAGCCAAGGCCTCCATGTGCTCTCCTTGGCAGACAACCTCCTCTTCACCAACTACTCActcacagcagctgctctttCTACTCTGCCAGCCTTGAGGACGCTGGACCTAGCTGGAAATCGCCTCACTGAGAATATGATATCAGTTTTGGTCTGGAACCTGTCTTCCTTGGAGTCCTTGTCTGTGGCCAGGAACATCATCATGAGGCTGGACTCATCTGTCTTCATGAACCTGACACAGCTGTTGGAGCTGAACCTAGAGAAGAACTACATCTTTGAGATAGACCAAGCTTTTGAAGGGCTGCAGAGGTTGCAGAGGCTTAACGTAGCTTACAACTACCTCCCATGTGTTGTGGAGTTTGGTCTGACCCAGCTCCGGGTGCTCAACGTCAGCAACAACATCATTGAGTGGTTTCTGGCCCTGGAAACTGATGACTTCTTTGAGCTGGAGGTGCTGGACCTGTCCCACAAcaaccttctcttcttccctgtgctgcCCCGGCAGAGCAAGCTGCACTCCCTGCTGCTGAAGGACAATGAGATGAGCTTCTACCAGCGCCTCCCCAATGGCACATCCCTGGCGGACGTCACGGTGCAGTTCCTGCTCATTGACGGCAACTCCACCAATGTCACGACAGTCAGCCTCTGGGATGAGATCTGCCACAGCAACCTCTCCTCCCTCCGCTTCCTGGACATGAGCCGGAACCAGGTCTGGTACCTGCCAGAGGGCTTCCTGGCCCAGATGCCCTCCCTGACCCACCTGAAGCTCAACCAGAACTGCCTGGAGACATTTCACCTGTCAGAGGGGAACCCCTTAGCCATGCTGACAGAGCTGGATCTCAGCCAGAACCAGCTGGTGGAGCTGGGGGTGGAGGTGGATGCCGGGGACGTCCTGCCCAACCTGCAGCTCTTTAACCTCAGCACCAACAGGCTACAGGCTTTTCCTCCTGGGGTTTTTACTTACACCAGGAAGATTGCTACTGTGGACCTCAGCCGCAACCGGGTCGacctctgtccccagccagcTGTCACAGGCAAGACAGAGAGTCCCCCCTGCGTGGACCTCAGGGGTGTCAAGACCTTGACTCATCTCTCCTTGGCTGGCTGTGGCCTGCAGGGACTGGGCGGTCACCCCTTCCAGGGAACATCACTGATGCATTTGGACCTCTCCGACAACCATCAGGTGCTGTCTGGGGACCTGGGGTGGCTGCAGGACCTTGCTCTGACACTGCAGGAGTTGTCTCTGAGGAACACCAGCCTGTCCTCCACTGCTGTGGACTTCTCTGCCTTTAACGGCCTCATGTGCTTGGATCTGTCAAAGAATTCCTTGACCGTCTTCCCCACCTCACTGGGTGCCCTGAAACTGCGCAGCCTGGACCTACGGGACAACTGCCTCCCGGCTCTCCCGCCAGACATCGTGCGGATGCCACTGAGTGAGAGCCTGCGGGAGGTCTACCTCAGCCGAAACCCCTACAACTGCTGCACGCTGGGTTGGTGGGATGCCCTGCAGCGGGTTGAGGGGCTGCAAGTCCCCGATGGGCAGGAGGTGACCTGCAGCTATGCCTCCCGCACACTGAACCCCAGGGCACTGCCCGAGCCTGTCCTGCAGAGCTGCCGCTGGCAAACAGCTGACTTGGCGCTCCTCTACCTGGTGCTGGCTCTGCCCACCTGCCTGACGCTCCTGGTGGCCTTTGCTCTCATATTCCTCAtgctaaagcaaaagctgctgaaaatggTGAAAAGCCGGTGCGGGGTGTCCAGCTCTTACTGA